A stretch of DNA from Roseovarius sp. M141:
CGGCGCCGTAGCCACCTTAACCCGGGCGGGGTGCCTCGGAGAAAGAGCAGAGCGAGATGGACCTGACAGGCCCGAATTCGACCCTGAGCTATCTGTACACCCGCGCCTTTGCGCGGAGGGCGCGATGCAGATTGAACGAACACTTACACAACTTCAGGTGAAACCGTCATCGCCGCAGCGGGCGCGCGAGCTGGGCCAGCTGGGCTATATGCAATGGCTGGGCGGGCTGCCCGGACATGCCGATTACAATGCCGAGGCCGCGCGCGCCTATCTCATGGCGGTGGATTTCATCGAAACCGATCCGACGATCGCCGTTTTTTGCGAACTGCTCTGTGCGTCCATGCGGCAGCCCTTGCAGCCGCTGGATTTGGCCCTGCCCAAGCCTGCGCGGCGCGGTGGCGCACGCGCGCGGCGCAGCTGTCTTTGATCGCATCGTTCGGGGGAGAAGGCTCAGCAAAGCGAAGCAACGTCCTGAAAACCAAAGCACAGCGGCCGGGGGCGTATCCATGTCTCTGGGCGATCGGGTCTGATTGGGGTAGGGCTGGCGGCAACTTTCCCTGCCGGAGCGTTTTGATATGCGCACTTTCCCGCCCGAACGTATCGTCTGCCTGACCGAAGAGACCGTCGAAACGCTGTATCTTCTGGGGCAGGAGGACCGTATCGTCGGGGTGTCCGGCTATGCCGTGCGCCCCGCCCGCGTGCGCTGCGAAAAGCCGCGCGTATCAGCATTTACGTCGGCGGATATCCCGAAAATCATGGCGCTGGAGCCCGATCTGGTGCTGACCTTTTCCGACCTTCAGGCCGACATCGCTGCGGCGCTGTTGCGGCAGGGCGTCACCGTCTTTGGTTACAACCAGCGGGACGTGGCGGGGATCCTTGCCATGATCCGGTCGCTGGGGGCGCTGGTTGGTGTGGCGGATCGCGCCGAAGCGCTGGCCGCCGGATATGAGGCACGGCTGGCTGGGATCGCGGCGCGCGCCAAGGGCCGGGCGCGGCCGGTCGTTTATTTCGAAGAATGGGACGAACCGATGATTTCGGGTATCCGCTGGGTCAGCCAACTGGTCGAGATCGCGGGCGGGCGCGATGCCTTTCCCGAACTATCCGCGCAAAAGGCCGCAAAGGACCGGATCCTGACCTCCCGGCAGGTGATCGACGCGCGGCCCGATATTATCCTGGCCTCATGGTGTGGCAAGAAGGTGCGTCCCGAAAAGATCGCTGCGCGCCCCGGCTGGGACACGATTCCGGCGGTGCGGAACGGGCGCATTCATGAAATCAAGTCGCCGCTGATCCTCCAGCCCGGCCCGGCGGCGTTGACCGACGGGCTGGAGGCAATCTGTGACGCGCTGGGCTAAAGCGTTTCGCCCTAGACCCGGGGCACTCGGTTAAGGTGAAACGCGTGCAACGCTCGTAGGTTGCGCTGCGTTACACCTCGACCGTGACGGGGCCAATCGGATTGGAGCAGCAGGCGAGGATGTATCCGTCGGTGATGTCTTCGTCGGAAATACCGCCGTTATGTACCATATGCACGTCGCCCGATGTCTTGCGGACCTTGCAGGTACCACAGACGCCAAACGTGCATCCCGAGGGGATGTTCAGCCCGTTTGCCTTGGCGGCGGCCAGGATCGTATCGGTCTCGGCCACCTTGGCGGTCACGCCGGACAGGGCAAAGGTGACTTCGGCCCGGATATCCTCGTCCGGTACGACATCGTCGATGGGGGGCGCGTCTGCGGGCACCGCAACAGGCGCCTGAAAGTTCTCCTGATGGTAGTGGTCCATGTCGAAACCCAGACCCTGAAGCGCCTCACGCACGGCCTGCATGAACGGATCAGGCCCGCAGCAGAACACTTCGCGTTCCAGGTAATCGGGCGCCATCAGGCCCAGCATCAACTGGTTGATCTGACCGCGATACCCCGTCCAGGGGGCGTAGCGGTCGGGCGCTTCGACGACCCAGTGCAAGTCGAGGCCGGGCACGCGGCTGGCCATATGCTCCAGCCGCTGGCGAAAGATGATCTCGGAGGGGCGACGCGCGCAGCTGACGAATACGATGTCCGGCTCGGTGCCCAGATCGAACATCCATGTCGTCATCGACATCAACGGCGTAATGCCTGACCCGGCCGAGATGAACAGATATTTCTCGGCCGCAACAGTCGTATGGGTGAACAGCCCGGCAGGACCCATGACACGCAGGCGCGTGCCGGGCGTCAGATGGTCCAGCATCCAGCGGGTGCCGATGCTACCCTTCTGCGCCTTGACTGTGATCGAAATCGACCGCGGCCGCGACGGCGAGGACGAGATCGTATAGGTCCGGTGCACCGCGCCGCCCGGCACCGGCAGTTCCAGCGTCAGGAACTGGCCGGGCCGAAAGTCGAACAGCGCGCCCGATGGCGCCCGAAATGTGAATGTCGCCGTGTTCGGCATCTCGGGGATGACCGACACGCATTCCAGCGATTCGTCTTGGTGCCAGATACTGCTGGACTCGGGGGGGAGATCTTTCATCGTTCGTTTACTCCGCTACCATGGTCGCGGGGTCGTTGCGGCGCGCCATCATGTTGCAATACCAATCGACAAAACCCATGACGCCGCTTTCGTGGATCGGCGAATAGGGCCCCGGCTCGTAGGCGGGGGAATTGATGCCGTGCTGATTGTCCTCGACCACGCGGCGGTCCTCGTCATTGGTGGCGACCCAGACTTCCGTCAGGCGCTTCACGTCGTAGTCGACGCCCTCGATCGCGTCCTTGTGAACCAGCCATTTTGTCGTGACCTCTGTCGTCGTCTCTGTCAGGGGGTTGACCCGAAAAACCACGGTGTGATCAGGCAGGAAGTGATTCCAGGTGCTGGGATAATGATATTTCAGCAGCGTGCCAGCCGTGTCGTCCTGTACCCGGCCCAGAATGCGCTTACTGGCGGGCTGAAGGTCCATGGTAAAGCTCTTGGCCCCCGGCAACAGCGGCATCCGCGCCAGCCGGTACTGTATGTCCTCGGCCATGCGGAATTGCGACGGATATCCCTGCGCCTCCAGCCGGTCGAAATGAGCCTGAAGATGCGGCGGAGCCTCGCCGTCGGTGATGCCCGTTACGGTCGGATCGTCGGTGAACGACCGGCAGAGGCCCGGGTGATTGCCACCACAGTGATAACATTCGCGGTTATTTTCCCACACCAGTTTCCAGTTGCCGTTCTCGACAATGCTGGACTCATACGCGACCTTGGCATCGCTCAGATCATGCACTTCCAGATAGGGGCGGGCGAGGTCTTCGAAGGTGTCGAAATCGGGTGCCTCATCGGCAAGGCAGATATAGATCAGCCCGGCCAGATCGCGGCAATGCACGGTTTTCAGACCATGGCGCGACGGGTCGAAATCACTGCCCATTTCGCGCGCCCACAGCAGGCGGCCGTCCAGCTCGTAGGTCCACTGGTGGTAGGGGCAGACCAGCTTGGGCGCGCTGCCCTTGGCTGCCTTGCATATGATTGACCCGCGATGCCGGCAGGAATTGTGAAAGGCGCGGATGACGCCATCGGTGCCCTTGACCACGATCACGCCATAGGCGCCGATCTGCAATGTCACGTAGGCGCCCGGCTTGGGCAGCTCGCATGCGGGCACGGCGAACAGCCATTCGCGGTAGAACAGCGCGTCCATGTCAGCGGCAAAGATGCCGGGGTCGGTGTAAAAGGGCTGCTCCAGCGCGTGGCCCGGCCTGCGCCGCGCCAGAAGGGTGTCGATCGAAGGGCTCATCTGGCGGTCTCTCCTGCCGCACGTGGCGGCTGTTGGTCCGGGAAGCGGCCGACACCTTACCGGGGGGCGCCAAAACAGCTGCCAGACCCGAGACAGGCGCCCGCACCGCCACCCGCGGTTTAGCGTCTTGCAAGGCTGGTTTGCGGGCTTGATCCGTGCCGAATGGCTGGAGCGCGATACCATTGCCGGGGCATTGCCCGGTGGTCATTATCGCGCCCGGCCGCGGATCCTACCGTTGCGGGGGCAGCGCCGGTGTCTGACCGGCTTCCCAATTCTCCGGCCCTCGCGGAACGGCACCTTGCAGGCACAGCCCTACGCCGTTTGCATGCCCGAAGATCACCGGATTGCGACCTTCGGCGCTGGAAAACAGACATCGGTGCGCATGACGTAGAGGCCGCTATGTTGAAAGCACCAAACGCACGGTTTGGCCGGCCCCAGCAGGCGGCGGAAGGTCCATCCGCCCGCCCAGCCGCTCGACCGCGCTGGCCACAATAGCAAGGCCCAAACCGCTGCCGCCCTGCCGTGCGCCGGGGGGGCGATAGAAGCGCTCGGTGATTCGGCCCAGTTGCGCGGGTGCGATGCCCGGACCTTGGTCCTGGACGCTGATCGAGACGCCATCGGCGCACCGTTCTAAGCATATCCGCACGGTGCCGCCCTCGGGCGATGCGGCGATGGCGTTCTCCAGCACATTGCGCAGCGCCGCATGCACCAGATAGGGAACGGTGCGAATTGTCACACCGTCGCCTGTCACGTTGATCTGTACGCCGTGCCGCGCTGCTATCGCGCCAAGATCGCGCACCACGTCCGTGATCAGCGCATTCAGATCGGCCGGTGCCGACGTGTCGGCATGACGTTCGACCGCGGCCAGTTCCAGCAATTGACGCACCAGACGGTCGGTGCGGTCCACCGAATGTTCGATGGTTTGCAGGGCGTGGCGGCGAGTGTCCTCATCTTCTGCGATTCGGGCGATCTGCGCCTGCATGCGCAGGCCCGCCATCGGCGTTTTCAGCTCATGCGCGGCGAAGGCGACGAAATCACGTTCGGTCGCGCGCACGGCTTCGACTTCGGCAAAGAGGCGGTTCAGCGCGCGGCGAACGGGACGTATTTCGCGCGGCGCAGGGCCGACGGGGAGGGGGCTGAGATCCTGAGGGTTGCGTGCCCGCAGGCCCTGCGCCAGCCGGTCCAGAGGCTTCAGACCGCGCCCGACGCTGAGCCAGATCAGCGCGGCAAGCAGCGGCAGAACCACCGCAGCCGGTACGGCAAAACCCGTCATGACATCGCGCACCAGCCGGTCGCGCACCTCGACCGCGTCGCCAACCATGACGCGCACGCCCAGTTCGGGATTGACGGTGGCATAGACGCGCCACAGCTCGCCATCGACCATTGTTTGGGAAAAACCTGTCTGAGTAGAACTGGTCAGGCGGGCGCTGGGGGCGCCTTCGGACCGGCCCAGCAGCCCCCCCTCCAGTGACCAGATCTGGCAGGACAGCTGCCGCGAATAGCGCGTGCCATCCGGCGTGGGCAGGGAGAGCGGGCCGGGGGAGCCTGCTGTCACGTCAATCCGCCGGTCCGAGATCAGCGACGACACCATCGTCGCCGCCTCGCGCAGGCGGGCGTCCAGCACCTTTTCGACCTCGCCGCGCGTCGAATGGTCGATCCACAGGACTGCCGACAACCAAACCAGCCCGGTCGCCGCCGAGAGCAGAAGGAACAGGCGTACTTTCAGGGACATGCACGCGGTCCCCCCTCGGGTGCCAGACGGTAACCCAGGCCGCGCACCGTTTCGATATAGCCGCGTCCCAGCTTGGCCCGTAGATGGTGAATGTGCACCTCGATCGTGTTGCTTTCGACGTCCTCCTGCCAGCCATAGAGCCGGTCCTCGATCCGGGATTTCGACAGGATGTGGCCGGGCCGCTCGATCAGCGCGTGCAGCACTGCAAATTCGCGGCGCGAAAACCGGATGTCGGTGCCGTGGAATGCGCCGCTTTGCGCGGCCGGATCCAGCACCAGACCGTTCCACTGGATGACCGGTGCCGCGCGCCCCTCGCGGCGGCGCAGGATCGCGCGCAGCCGCGCCGACAGCTCGTCCAGATCGAAGGGCTTGCCAAGGTAATCGTCCGCGCCCGCATCCAGCCCGTCCACCCTGTCGCGCGTCTGGTCGCGCGCGGTCAGCAGCAGGACGGGTGTCCCTATCCCATTGGCGCGCAGGGCCTTCAGCAGGTCCAACCCCGATCCGTCAGGCAGCATGAGGTCCAGCACCACCGCTGCGAAATCCGACGTTTCCAGCGCAGCGCGGGCATCGGCCAGCGTGCGGACGGGTTCCGGCGTGAACCCCTTCAGGCGCAGCCCCACCACCAGCCCATCTGCCAGCACCGCGTCGTCTTCGACTATCAAGATCCGCATGATTGCTCCATAAGGTGCAGGTGGGGCGCCTGCCTTAAGGTTTGCTTAAGGCCGCCATCCTAACCGGGCGCCATGACAGTTCATAAAGCCATATCCCTTGCCAGTCTCATAGCCAAGCGAGCGCTGCAATGAACGGCGTCGCCCTCGGGCCGCTGGTCATGGACGCCTCGCGCCTCGCCTTTGTTACGGCGGCTATGGCTTTCCTTTTGATCGCTGATTTCCGCGGCTTTGGCGCCGCAGCAAGGGCACGGCGGCACGGCGGGTCGCGCTGGGCGTTTGCCGTTTTCGCTGCGTGGATTATCGGCGCGCGGTTAGGCTTCGTCCTAGTAAATTCGGCCAGTTTCGCGGCGCAGCCTTGGGACGCGCTCAAGCTGTGGCAGGGCGGTTTTGCGCCATGGTACGGGGCAATCGCCGCTGCCATGATGATCGTCTTTGCGGGGTTACGTCATCGCGCGGCACTCTGGCCGCTTGCGCTGGGGGCGGTTGCGGCTGCTGCTGTGTTTCTTGCGGTGAACAGCGCGTTTATCGGCCCCGCCCCGGACCTGCCCGGCGGCACGTTCGACGCGCTGCGGGGCCCCGATGTGACGCTGGAGGATATCGAGGGGCCTGTCGTTCTGAACCTTTGGGCGACATGGTGCCCGCCTTGTCGGAGCGAGATGCCGATGATGTTGGATGTCGCGGCCAAGGGCGATGAGGCGACATTCGTCTTTGCCAATCAGGGCGAGGGCGCGGCGCAGATTGGCAGGTTCCTTGCGAGCGAAGGGCTGGCGGCAGATCACATCGTACTGGATCGTCAGATGGCGCTGATGAAGACGCTCGGCGCCAAGGGGCTGCCCGCGACGTTGATTTTTGATCGAACCGGAGCATTGGTGCAGTCCCATACCGGAGAGATATCGCGCGCAGCTCTGGAGCGGGCGCTACGGCAGGTCGCGGCAGGGGCGCCGTGACGGCGCGTCTCAGAACTTGTCCACCGGTATCTTGAGATAGGAATGCCCATCCCCTTCGGCATCGGGCAAGCGACCGCCGCGCAGGTTGATCTGAAGCGCGGCCAGCATCCGGTTGGGCAGGGCCAGCGTCGCGTCGCGGTCTTGGCGCGTCTTGATGAAATCATCCTTGTCCGTGCCGGATTTCACATGCTTGTTCTGCGCTTTATGCTCGGCGATGGTCGCCTCCCACGCCGGAACGTCGCGGTCCTTGGTGCCGTAATCATGCCCGACATACAGGCGCGTGTCGTCGGGCAGGCTGAGGATGTCCTGGATCGATTGCCACAGATCATCCGCCGATCCGCCGGGAAAATCGGCGCGGCTGGTGCCGGCATCCGGCATCATCAGCGTGTCGTGGACAAAGGCGGCATCCCCGCAAACATAGGTGATCGAACCCAGCGTATGGCCCGGCGAAAGCATCACGCGCACGCCCAGATCGCCGATCCGGAAACTGTCCCCATCCTCGAACAGGTGGTCAAAATCGCGTTCCGGATCAAAAGCTTCTGGCGTGTTGTAAATGTCGCGCCAGAGGGCTGAAATCTCGCGGATCTTGGCGCCGATGGCATTGGGTATGCCCAGCCGCTCTTTCAACTGGGCCGAGGCCATCAGGTGATCGGCATGGGGGTGCGTATCGAGGATCATGGCGATGCTCAGCCCGTTTTCCTCGGCCAGTTTGAGTACCTGATCCATGCTGCGCGTGTCGGTGCCAAAGCTCTTGGGGTCGAAATTCCAGACCACATCGATCAGCGCTGCGCGTTTGGTTGTCGGGCAGGCGCAGATATACTGGATCGATCCGGTGTCAGGCTCGTAAATACCCCAGACGTCAGGGCTGTCCGGCCCGGTCGAGGGCGAGTGGCGGGTGATTGCATCATTGCTCATGGATCATGCGCTCCTTTTTGCAAGCGAAGTGGATTTCAGGCGGCGGCCCAATACGACCCCGACCAGCATCATCGGCACGAAGATCAGCGTGCCGGGCGCCGCGATGGTCAGCGCGGTCCAGGCCGGGCCGGGGCAGAAGCCGCCAATGCCCCAACCGATACCGAAAACGGCGGCGCCTGTCAGCAGCTTGCCGTCAATATCGCTGGCGGTGGGGATGTCGAATTTCGGCAGTAATAGAGGGCGCTCCTGCCGCCACGCCAGTCGAAACCCGACAAAGGCGGTCAGCGATGCACCGCCCATCACAAACGCCAGACTGGGATCCCAGACGCCGAAGATGTCAAGAAAATTCAGAACCTTGGCCGGATCGGCCATGCCCGAGATGATAAGGCCGATGCCAAAGATGAGGCCCGACAGGAAGCCGAAAAGCAGCCGGATCATACTGCCCCCCCGATGGCATGGCGCAGGACGAAAACAGTGCCTGCGGCAAAGGCCATGAACGTAATTACAGCCGCCAGAGAGCGACCCGACAGGCGCGCAAGCCCGCAGACGCCGTGCCCTGAGGTGCAGCCCGATCCCAGCGCAGTACCGGCGCCGACCAAGAGGCCCGCGATGGCCATGCCGGGCAGGTTGCCGCTGACGGTCTGCTGCGGCATCGCGCCGGTGGCAACCAGCCACAGTAGCGGCGCGGCGATCAACCCAGCGATGAAGGCGATACGCCAACCGCGATCATCGCCGGCGGCGGCGCCTGCGGTGATGCCGACGATCCCGGCGATGCGGCCAAAGAGGGCCATGACCATGACAGCCGACAGGCCGATCAGGACACCGCCCCCCAGCGAGGCCCATGGCGTGAAATCTGTTTGCGTGATTGGCAGCATTTGGTGCTTCCTTTCAGGTGTCGGTTTGTGGCTTGGGCGCGCTGGTCAGCGGGCACACGGCCGCATGTTGTGACAGGAACACGCGGCCCGTCAGGTCGTCCAGACAATGCGCACGTTTCAGACGGTCCATCACCGGACCCCTCACCTCGGACAGGTGCAAGTTCGTGCCCATTTCGGCCAGCCGCTGGTTAACCGCTTCCAGCGATTCCAGCACAGATCAGGATCTGATCGCCGACGCCGATCTTGCCGCCCAGACGCTGCTGAATATCGGGTGCGGCGCTGAGATGGTCGGCGCGAACATGTGTTTCGATTGGAGTTCGTGGCCTCGTCGAAATGGGCCGAAACGTCGGGTTCGATCGACATGTCGATGGGGTAGGTCATGCGGTTCCTTCGGGGCCGGTGTCGTCAGCGGCCGCAGGTGCGGATGCCGAAGAG
This window harbors:
- a CDS encoding cobalamin-binding protein, producing MRTFPPERIVCLTEETVETLYLLGQEDRIVGVSGYAVRPARVRCEKPRVSAFTSADIPKIMALEPDLVLTFSDLQADIAAALLRQGVTVFGYNQRDVAGILAMIRSLGALVGVADRAEALAAGYEARLAGIAARAKGRARPVVYFEEWDEPMISGIRWVSQLVEIAGGRDAFPELSAQKAAKDRILTSRQVIDARPDIILASWCGKKVRPEKIAARPGWDTIPAVRNGRIHEIKSPLILQPGPAALTDGLEAICDALG
- a CDS encoding hybrid-cluster NAD(P)-dependent oxidoreductase, which encodes MKDLPPESSSIWHQDESLECVSVIPEMPNTATFTFRAPSGALFDFRPGQFLTLELPVPGGAVHRTYTISSSPSRPRSISITVKAQKGSIGTRWMLDHLTPGTRLRVMGPAGLFTHTTVAAEKYLFISAGSGITPLMSMTTWMFDLGTEPDIVFVSCARRPSEIIFRQRLEHMASRVPGLDLHWVVEAPDRYAPWTGYRGQINQLMLGLMAPDYLEREVFCCGPDPFMQAVREALQGLGFDMDHYHQENFQAPVAVPADAPPIDDVVPDEDIRAEVTFALSGVTAKVAETDTILAAAKANGLNIPSGCTFGVCGTCKVRKTSGDVHMVHNGGISDEDITDGYILACCSNPIGPVTVEV
- a CDS encoding aromatic ring-hydroxylating dioxygenase subunit alpha produces the protein MSPSIDTLLARRRPGHALEQPFYTDPGIFAADMDALFYREWLFAVPACELPKPGAYVTLQIGAYGVIVVKGTDGVIRAFHNSCRHRGSIICKAAKGSAPKLVCPYHQWTYELDGRLLWAREMGSDFDPSRHGLKTVHCRDLAGLIYICLADEAPDFDTFEDLARPYLEVHDLSDAKVAYESSIVENGNWKLVWENNRECYHCGGNHPGLCRSFTDDPTVTGITDGEAPPHLQAHFDRLEAQGYPSQFRMAEDIQYRLARMPLLPGAKSFTMDLQPASKRILGRVQDDTAGTLLKYHYPSTWNHFLPDHTVVFRVNPLTETTTEVTTKWLVHKDAIEGVDYDVKRLTEVWVATNDEDRRVVEDNQHGINSPAYEPGPYSPIHESGVMGFVDWYCNMMARRNDPATMVAE
- a CDS encoding ATP-binding protein, with protein sequence MSLKVRLFLLLSAATGLVWLSAVLWIDHSTRGEVEKVLDARLREAATMVSSLISDRRIDVTAGSPGPLSLPTPDGTRYSRQLSCQIWSLEGGLLGRSEGAPSARLTSSTQTGFSQTMVDGELWRVYATVNPELGVRVMVGDAVEVRDRLVRDVMTGFAVPAAVVLPLLAALIWLSVGRGLKPLDRLAQGLRARNPQDLSPLPVGPAPREIRPVRRALNRLFAEVEAVRATERDFVAFAAHELKTPMAGLRMQAQIARIAEDEDTRRHALQTIEHSVDRTDRLVRQLLELAAVERHADTSAPADLNALITDVVRDLGAIAARHGVQINVTGDGVTIRTVPYLVHAALRNVLENAIAASPEGGTVRICLERCADGVSISVQDQGPGIAPAQLGRITERFYRPPGARQGGSGLGLAIVASAVERLGGRMDLPPPAGAGQTVRLVLST
- a CDS encoding response regulator — protein: MRILIVEDDAVLADGLVVGLRLKGFTPEPVRTLADARAALETSDFAAVVLDLMLPDGSGLDLLKALRANGIGTPVLLLTARDQTRDRVDGLDAGADDYLGKPFDLDELSARLRAILRRREGRAAPVIQWNGLVLDPAAQSGAFHGTDIRFSRREFAVLHALIERPGHILSKSRIEDRLYGWQEDVESNTIEVHIHHLRAKLGRGYIETVRGLGYRLAPEGGPRACP
- a CDS encoding TlpA disulfide reductase family protein — protein: MNGVALGPLVMDASRLAFVTAAMAFLLIADFRGFGAAARARRHGGSRWAFAVFAAWIIGARLGFVLVNSASFAAQPWDALKLWQGGFAPWYGAIAAAMMIVFAGLRHRAALWPLALGAVAAAAVFLAVNSAFIGPAPDLPGGTFDALRGPDVTLEDIEGPVVLNLWATWCPPCRSEMPMMLDVAAKGDEATFVFANQGEGAAQIGRFLASEGLAADHIVLDRQMALMKTLGAKGLPATLIFDRTGALVQSHTGEISRAALERALRQVAAGAP
- a CDS encoding MBL fold metallo-hydrolase, coding for MSNDAITRHSPSTGPDSPDVWGIYEPDTGSIQYICACPTTKRAALIDVVWNFDPKSFGTDTRSMDQVLKLAEENGLSIAMILDTHPHADHLMASAQLKERLGIPNAIGAKIREISALWRDIYNTPEAFDPERDFDHLFEDGDSFRIGDLGVRVMLSPGHTLGSITYVCGDAAFVHDTLMMPDAGTSRADFPGGSADDLWQSIQDILSLPDDTRLYVGHDYGTKDRDVPAWEATIAEHKAQNKHVKSGTDKDDFIKTRQDRDATLALPNRMLAALQINLRGGRLPDAEGDGHSYLKIPVDKF
- a CDS encoding DUF6691 family protein, producing the protein MRLLFGFLSGLIFGIGLIISGMADPAKVLNFLDIFGVWDPSLAFVMGGASLTAFVGFRLAWRQERPLLLPKFDIPTASDIDGKLLTGAAVFGIGWGIGGFCPGPAWTALTIAAPGTLIFVPMMLVGVVLGRRLKSTSLAKRSA
- a CDS encoding YeeE/YedE family protein — its product is MLPITQTDFTPWASLGGGVLIGLSAVMVMALFGRIAGIVGITAGAAAGDDRGWRIAFIAGLIAAPLLWLVATGAMPQQTVSGNLPGMAIAGLLVGAGTALGSGCTSGHGVCGLARLSGRSLAAVITFMAFAAGTVFVLRHAIGGAV